The following coding sequences are from one Actinomycetota bacterium window:
- a CDS encoding site-specific DNA-methyltransferase encodes MKTSTESINCFQSDIFSGTGPVQIIHGDVRQKLALIPNDIFHCCVTSPPYWGMRDYGCEGQIGAETEINDYIAHLVEVFREVRRVLRSDGTLWLNIGNTYTSGGRAWRQSDAKNMGRAMSYRPDTPTGLKPKDLIGVAWMLAMALQLDGWYLRSDIIWYKPNCQPESVKDRVTVSHEYIFMLSKSENYYFDQASIKERTADGKSLKNKRTVWQINTEPCKEAHFAVFPRALVRPCILAGSPKDGLVLDPFFGSGTVGVVAIETGRRCVGVELKAAYIDIAKQRLSTVTPTLDPDFAAGSQTAKKHEPYITPSLGF; translated from the coding sequence GTGAAAACTTCCACTGAATCCATCAACTGCTTTCAGTCAGATATATTTTCCGGAACTGGCCCGGTTCAGATTATCCACGGTGACGTTCGGCAGAAACTTGCTCTGATCCCAAACGATATCTTTCACTGCTGCGTCACTTCTCCTCCCTATTGGGGGATGCGTGATTACGGGTGCGAGGGGCAAATAGGGGCAGAGACGGAGATCAATGACTATATCGCGCATCTGGTCGAAGTATTTCGTGAAGTTCGGCGAGTGCTGCGGTCCGATGGCACTCTCTGGCTCAATATAGGCAACACATATACGTCTGGTGGAAGAGCCTGGCGTCAATCGGATGCAAAAAACATGGGACGTGCAATGTCCTATCGCCCCGACACCCCGACGGGGCTTAAGCCCAAAGACCTGATTGGTGTTGCCTGGATGCTGGCTATGGCACTTCAACTCGATGGCTGGTATCTGCGCTCAGATATCATCTGGTACAAACCAAACTGCCAGCCCGAGTCGGTCAAAGACAGGGTAACCGTGTCGCATGAATACATTTTTATGCTTTCAAAGAGCGAAAATTACTATTTTGATCAGGCGTCAATTAAAGAGCGAACAGCTGACGGCAAGTCCCTCAAAAACAAGCGGACCGTTTGGCAAATCAATACAGAGCCTTGCAAGGAAGCCCACTTCGCCGTCTTTCCGAGAGCATTGGTTCGCCCCTGCATCCTAGCAGGCTCACCAAAAGATGGATTGGTGCTGGACCCCTTCTTCGGCAGTGGCACTGTGGGAGTGGTGGCCATTGAGACGGGGCGCAGGTGCGTCGGCGTAGAACTGAAAGCCGCCTATATTGACATTGCCAAGCAACGCCTGTCGACGGTTACACCAACTCTCGATCCTGATTTTGCTGCAGGGAGTCAAACTGCCAAGAAGCATGAACCTTACATAACCCCTTCTTTAGGCTTTTAA
- a CDS encoding restriction endonuclease produces MTREEKITQLIAEIPELSDYRLALVQNMVQVFSQPWTIARVSDSDVISESALLDFGDILRIHHCFSREPFSKDKFEFALEAVLRASGVTAELAQRGRRGYDIKISENNVSLKTEAAKAIRADILHISKFMELGGGQWGDDPNDLVGLCQQFLDNLAGIDRILVLRALRKGEPDYLYELVEIPKKLLEKASAGRFEMRTESVQYPKPGYCFVENAGELLFSLYFDGGGERKLQIKSLKKGLCKVHASWQFDSLQQNQDRELV; encoded by the coding sequence ATGACTCGCGAAGAGAAAATCACGCAGTTAATTGCAGAAATACCGGAGTTGAGCGACTACCGGCTTGCTCTTGTTCAGAATATGGTGCAGGTATTCTCGCAACCTTGGACAATCGCGAGGGTGTCTGATTCGGATGTCATATCGGAATCTGCCCTGTTGGACTTTGGAGACATCTTGAGAATTCATCACTGCTTTTCAAGAGAGCCTTTTTCCAAGGATAAGTTTGAGTTTGCTTTGGAGGCTGTTCTTCGCGCATCAGGCGTGACGGCAGAGTTGGCGCAACGAGGTAGACGAGGCTATGACATAAAGATAAGCGAGAACAATGTCTCACTCAAGACCGAGGCCGCTAAAGCTATTCGTGCTGATATTCTGCATATCTCAAAATTTATGGAGCTTGGTGGTGGGCAATGGGGAGATGACCCAAATGATTTGGTTGGTCTTTGTCAACAGTTTCTGGATAACCTTGCAGGCATTGACCGTATTTTAGTGTTGCGGGCGTTGAGAAAGGGCGAACCAGATTACCTGTATGAACTTGTTGAAATACCAAAGAAGCTGCTGGAAAAAGCATCAGCGGGGCGATTTGAGATGAGGACAGAAAGCGTCCAATACCCAAAACCCGGGTACTGTTTTGTTGAAAATGCCGGGGAGCTTCTTTTCAGCCTCTACTTTGATGGAGGCGGAGAACGTAAATTGCAGATTAAAAGCCTAAAGAAGGGGTTATGTAAGGTTCATGCTTCTTGGCAGTTTGACTCCCTGCAGCAAAATCAGGATCGAGAGTTGGTGTAA
- the purH gene encoding bifunctional phosphoribosylaminoimidazolecarboxamide formyltransferase/IMP cyclohydrolase, with amino-acid sequence MIDKIKIQRAIVSVSDKTGIVEFAKGLSTFGVEILSTGGTAKALRDAGIEVIEVSDYTGFPEMMEGRVKTMHPKIAGGILADRRKEDHMRQIEEAGIGPIDLVCVNLYPFAATIAKPDVVLDDAIENIDIGGPTMIRAAAKNFEGVAVVVESMWYAKIIDEMQANDGAIGRDTRFALCRAAFKHTGQYDSTIAQYLAGKDEFPDVVSYTFEKIMEPRYGENPHQKAAYYRQAGAPEDALVNFKQIHGKELSYNNILDMDAAWGLACEFEEPACAIIKHNNSCGCAVGSDLADAYQKAYESDTISAFGGIVAVNQMVDKATAEKIARIFIEVVIAPGYDQEALDVLTRKSDLRLIDTGGVTKKTYFGRDLRRVDGGVLVQDFDNIEESAANWQVVSEVKPTDAQWKDMVFAWKVAKHVKSNAIIYVKDRATVGVGAGQMSRVDSTWLGARKGGDKVKGAVVASDAFFPFRDGLDAAVEAGAACIAEPGGSVRDDEVIAAANEHGIALVFTGKRHFRH; translated from the coding sequence ATGATAGATAAAATCAAGATTCAAAGAGCGATTGTAAGCGTCTCGGATAAGACCGGAATCGTCGAGTTCGCAAAAGGCTTGTCGACCTTTGGCGTAGAGATTCTCTCGACCGGCGGTACCGCCAAGGCGCTGCGCGATGCCGGCATCGAGGTCATCGAGGTCTCCGACTACACGGGTTTTCCCGAGATGATGGAGGGGCGCGTCAAGACCATGCATCCCAAAATCGCCGGGGGCATCTTGGCGGACCGCAGAAAAGAGGACCACATGCGCCAGATAGAAGAGGCCGGTATCGGCCCCATCGATCTGGTCTGCGTCAATCTCTATCCCTTCGCGGCGACCATCGCTAAACCCGATGTCGTGCTCGATGACGCGATTGAAAATATCGATATCGGCGGGCCGACGATGATTCGGGCGGCGGCTAAGAACTTCGAGGGCGTGGCGGTCGTCGTGGAATCGATGTGGTATGCGAAGATTATCGATGAGATGCAGGCGAACGACGGGGCTATCGGGCGGGATACACGCTTCGCGCTCTGCCGGGCGGCTTTTAAGCATACCGGACAGTACGACTCGACCATCGCCCAATATCTGGCGGGAAAAGACGAGTTCCCGGATGTCGTAAGCTACACCTTCGAAAAGATAATGGAGCCGCGCTACGGCGAGAACCCGCACCAGAAAGCGGCGTATTATCGCCAGGCGGGCGCCCCGGAGGACGCGCTGGTCAACTTCAAGCAAATCCACGGCAAAGAGCTCTCTTACAACAATATCTTGGATATGGATGCGGCGTGGGGCTTGGCGTGTGAGTTCGAAGAGCCCGCGTGCGCCATCATCAAGCACAACAACTCGTGCGGCTGCGCGGTCGGCTCCGATCTCGCCGACGCGTACCAGAAAGCGTATGAAAGCGACACCATATCGGCGTTCGGCGGCATTGTCGCCGTCAACCAGATGGTAGATAAGGCGACCGCCGAGAAGATTGCGCGGATATTCATCGAAGTCGTCATCGCCCCAGGATACGACCAGGAAGCGCTCGATGTCTTGACGAGAAAGTCGGACCTCAGGCTAATCGATACCGGCGGCGTAACCAAGAAGACCTACTTCGGGCGCGACCTGCGTCGGGTAGACGGCGGGGTTCTCGTGCAGGACTTCGACAACATCGAAGAGTCCGCCGCCAACTGGCAGGTGGTCAGCGAGGTCAAGCCGACCGACGCGCAGTGGAAAGACATGGTCTTTGCCTGGAAGGTCGCGAAACACGTCAAGTCGAACGCCATCATCTACGTCAAAGACCGGGCGACCGTCGGCGTCGGCGCCGGCCAGATGAGCAGGGTCGACTCGACTTGGCTCGGGGCGCGCAAGGGCGGCGACAAAGTCAAAGGCGCGGTCGTGGCATCGGACGCTTTCTTCCCGTTTAGGGACGGTCTTGATGCGGCGGTCGAGGCGGGCGCGGCGTGTATCGCCGAGCCGGGCGGTTCCGTCCGCGACGACGAGGTCATCGCGGCGGCCAACGAGCACGGCATCGCGCTGGTCTTCACCGGCAAGCGCCATTTCCGCCACTAA
- a CDS encoding TIGR04013 family B12-binding domain/radical SAM domain-containing protein, with protein sequence MPETAVVFITGNNNKYSLAALVGALESTPSTAAVPVHFLPGKNLELLCESIRPLAEIHERLLVCFSFATTGIVAVHTILRALRMHLNPSGIVYMAGGPHPTGDPAGTLALGFDIVVVSEGEESLPELVAALSAGNPVDEIKGIALQRNGEVLKTAKRPPVELDRFAPFSVARNRLSPIEISRGCPFACRFCQTSYIFGTRMRHRSIDEITKHIALSKANGTRDFRFISPNALAYGSADGRSVDFEAIEELLRAASAITGREHLYFGSFPSEVRPEAISKEALELITTYAATKMVVIGAQSGSQRILDSLNRRHTVDDVSKAVALILEAGLTASVDFIFGLPGETDDDKRLSIEMIEELTAMGARVHSHTFIPLPGTPLAESAAGVVDEELARYLSRLANKGLQFGQWKKQQRLAEESTSFRSGFTG encoded by the coding sequence ATGCCCGAAACAGCGGTCGTCTTTATAACCGGAAATAACAATAAATACAGCTTGGCCGCTCTAGTCGGAGCGCTCGAAAGCACGCCCTCGACCGCCGCCGTGCCCGTCCATTTCTTGCCGGGAAAAAACCTTGAGCTGCTTTGCGAGAGCATCCGGCCCTTAGCCGAGATCCACGAGCGGCTGCTCGTCTGTTTTTCATTCGCCACCACCGGCATAGTCGCCGTACACACAATATTGAGAGCGCTACGTATGCATTTAAACCCAAGTGGCATCGTCTACATGGCGGGCGGCCCACACCCCACCGGCGACCCCGCAGGGACACTAGCGCTCGGTTTCGACATCGTCGTCGTCAGCGAGGGCGAAGAGAGCTTGCCCGAGCTGGTGGCCGCGCTATCCGCGGGTAACCCTGTCGACGAGATAAAAGGAATCGCGCTTCAGCGCAACGGCGAGGTCTTAAAGACGGCAAAGAGGCCGCCGGTCGAGCTCGACCGGTTCGCCCCGTTTTCGGTGGCGCGCAACCGACTCTCCCCTATCGAGATTAGCCGCGGCTGCCCGTTCGCGTGCCGGTTCTGCCAAACATCCTACATCTTCGGCACCAGGATGCGCCACCGCAGTATCGACGAGATAACAAAACACATCGCCCTTAGCAAAGCCAACGGCACGCGCGACTTCCGGTTCATCTCGCCCAACGCCCTCGCTTACGGCTCGGCCGATGGACGGAGTGTCGATTTTGAGGCGATTGAAGAGCTGCTCAGAGCCGCTTCGGCGATTACCGGGCGTGAACACCTCTACTTCGGCTCGTTTCCGTCGGAGGTGCGCCCAGAGGCCATCTCTAAAGAAGCCCTCGAGCTTATCACGACCTATGCAGCGACCAAGATGGTCGTCATCGGAGCGCAGAGCGGAAGCCAGCGTATTCTGGACAGCTTAAACCGGCGCCACACCGTAGATGATGTCAGCAAAGCCGTCGCGCTCATCCTCGAAGCGGGGCTAACCGCGAGTGTCGACTTTATCTTCGGGCTGCCCGGCGAGACCGACGACGACAAACGGCTCTCTATAGAGATGATTGAAGAGCTCACCGCGATGGGCGCGCGCGTCCACAGCCACACATTCATACCGCTTCCGGGAACGCCCCTTGCCGAGAGCGCGGCCGGTGTGGTCGATGAAGAGCTCGCCCGCTACCTGAGCCGCCTGGCCAACAAGGGACTCCAGTTCGGACAGTGGAAAAAGCAGCAGCGCCTCGCCGAAGAGTCGACTAGCTTTAGAAGCGGTTTTACCGGTTAG
- the purE gene encoding 5-(carboxyamino)imidazole ribonucleotide mutase has protein sequence MHHNESSPRVGILMGSDSDLSVMEKAAETLKEMGVAYELNISSAHRMPDKTAEYARTARERGLAVIIAAAGMAAHLAGVVAANTTLPVIGVPIKSGALKGVDALYSTVMMPPGIPVATVAVDGAVNAALLACQIIAVGDAELAKRLDDKRVSNREKLEEKSKKIKAELGLA, from the coding sequence ATGCATCATAATGAATCGTCGCCACGTGTCGGTATCCTGATGGGGAGCGACAGCGACCTCTCCGTTATGGAAAAAGCCGCTGAGACCTTGAAGGAGATGGGCGTGGCTTATGAACTCAACATCTCGTCCGCGCACCGCATGCCCGACAAGACCGCTGAGTATGCCAGGACAGCTCGCGAGCGCGGCCTTGCGGTTATCATCGCCGCCGCCGGCATGGCAGCCCACCTGGCCGGCGTGGTCGCGGCTAATACGACCTTACCGGTTATAGGGGTGCCCATAAAATCGGGGGCGCTCAAGGGCGTCGATGCCCTTTATTCGACGGTCATGATGCCGCCGGGTATTCCGGTTGCGACAGTCGCCGTCGATGGCGCGGTCAACGCGGCGCTCTTGGCTTGCCAGATAATCGCGGTCGGCGATGCCGAACTCGCGAAACGCCTAGATGACAAACGCGTATCAAACCGCGAAAAACTCGAGGAAAAATCGAAGAAGATAAAGGCCGAACTAGGTCTGGCTTAG
- a CDS encoding HD domain-containing protein, translating into MNHSAYRVAYRHHHKRWNGYGYPDRLTGEDIPIESRIVAILDPYNAMTSDRAYPAGLRPGLAISVLLCCSDAQFDPRVVTAFLKIIGFDEETIEQPLAINMT; encoded by the coding sequence TTGAACCATTCAGCATATCGCGTCGCTTATCGTCATCATCACAAGCGCTGGAACGGGTACGGCTATCCCGACCGACTTACTGGTGAGGACATCCCCATCGAGTCTCGTATCGTCGCGATTTTGGATCCCTACAATGCCATGACCTCGGATAGAGCCTACCCGGCGGGATTAAGGCCAGGACTCGCCATCAGCGTGCTTCTCTGCTGCTCGGACGCACAGTTTGACCCGCGCGTGGTGACCGCGTTTCTAAAAATCATCGGCTTCGACGAAGAAACGATTGAGCAGCCGCTCGCCATCAATATGACTTGA
- a CDS encoding phosphoribosylformylglycinamidine cyclo-ligase produces the protein MDKQDKKGLTYKDAGVDIDAGEKVVELIKKSVRSTFRPGVLTDIGGFGGLFSLDTARYKEPVLVSGTDGVGTKLKIAQALNRHDTVGIDLVAMCVNDILVQGAEPLFFLDYFATGTLEPHQAAAVIEGIAEGCRQAGCALLGGETAEMPGFYEPGEYDLAGFAVGVVDKPDIITGEKIEKGDVILGLASSGLHSNGYSLVRKLVDDGGFLLERAYWDGGRSLGEELIEPTRIYVKSIRMLMREFNIKGLAHITGGGLTNNIPRILPRTVDAELALGSWETTPVIEFVQREGGVALDEMLKTFNMGIGMVVVVAKGDAEKARDILIAEGEEVYVIGEVVAGKGETRYVG, from the coding sequence ATGGATAAACAGGATAAGAAGGGGCTTACCTACAAGGACGCGGGCGTCGATATCGACGCGGGCGAAAAGGTGGTCGAACTCATAAAAAAATCGGTGCGATCGACCTTTCGACCGGGCGTTTTGACCGACATAGGCGGCTTCGGCGGCCTTTTTTCACTTGATACCGCAAGATACAAAGAGCCGGTTTTGGTTTCGGGAACCGATGGCGTCGGGACCAAGCTCAAAATCGCGCAGGCGCTCAACAGGCACGACACTGTCGGCATCGACCTGGTGGCGATGTGTGTCAACGATATCCTCGTGCAGGGGGCCGAGCCGCTATTCTTTCTCGACTACTTCGCGACCGGCACGCTCGAGCCGCATCAGGCGGCGGCGGTCATCGAAGGTATCGCCGAGGGGTGCCGGCAGGCGGGCTGCGCCTTGCTCGGCGGTGAGACCGCCGAGATGCCCGGCTTCTACGAGCCCGGCGAGTACGACCTGGCGGGTTTTGCCGTCGGCGTCGTCGACAAGCCCGATATAATCACCGGTGAAAAAATCGAAAAAGGCGACGTTATACTTGGCCTTGCCTCATCGGGCCTGCATAGCAACGGCTACTCACTCGTCCGAAAGTTGGTAGATGATGGCGGATTTTTACTGGAGCGCGCTTATTGGGACGGCGGTCGCAGTCTGGGCGAAGAGCTAATCGAGCCGACGAGAATCTACGTAAAGAGCATTCGGATGCTGATGAGAGAATTCAACATAAAAGGACTCGCCCACATCACGGGAGGCGGCCTGACCAACAATATACCGCGAATCCTGCCGCGGACCGTCGACGCCGAGCTTGCGCTCGGTTCCTGGGAGACGACGCCGGTCATCGAGTTCGTGCAGCGCGAGGGCGGCGTCGCGCTCGATGAGATGCTCAAGACCTTCAACATGGGTATCGGCATGGTCGTCGTGGTCGCCAAAGGCGACGCCGAGAAAGCGCGTGATATCCTCATCGCCGAAGGCGAGGAGGTCTATGTGATAGGCGAGGTCGTCGCCGGCAAAGGAGAGACGAGATATGTCGGTTAA
- a CDS encoding PAS domain S-box protein yields MSSNQSSQNRYQTVINGANIAVLLLDEKGVLLEANKKAEELTGYPAKDLIGMNVERLDSGASLSEHSASTRNQSRQGQNFVCDATLRRKNGTLIPVEIRGSSTVYDAKEACLLIVTDITERRKTEQAFRASRDWAEHIFRLVPSAIFTVDTNGNITSFNKQAEEITGYRAEEVMGKNCTVFAMSPCSTKCGLFQCELVEPIIGKICTIRRKDGALLTAAKNLDLLRDEKGNIVGGVESFEDITRRKRAEEALKASEERYRTLAEAAHDMIFIINRDGYIEYVNYFVSEHIGLNQDEAVGLSVEDFFPPETARQLGESLGDVMKHGKPFYGESALPLARGELWIGTRLTPIRNEAGEISAVLGISRDITERKRSEKIIEHMAYYDSLTDLPNRMFFTEQLNSAIMLAQRNQEMMAVIFLDLDNFKTVNDTLGHCVGDQLLQDVSGRLKECLRESDFIARFGGDEFVLLLTQIDCAKDASQVAQKIFEAMRPPFDLDGHEFHITTSIGISLYPNHGQDARFLLKNADAALYYAKEQGRNNHQFYSSTLAVKAS; encoded by the coding sequence ATGTCGAGTAATCAATCGTCCCAAAATAGATATCAAACGGTCATCAACGGTGCGAACATAGCCGTCTTGCTCCTCGATGAGAAGGGCGTTTTGCTGGAAGCGAACAAAAAGGCGGAAGAGCTTACCGGTTATCCGGCTAAAGACCTAATAGGGATGAATGTCGAACGACTCGATTCCGGGGCGTCGTTATCCGAACATAGCGCCTCGACACGGAATCAATCGCGGCAGGGGCAAAATTTTGTCTGCGACGCGACTTTGCGCCGCAAGAACGGGACTTTGATTCCGGTTGAGATCAGGGGAAGCTCGACTGTGTATGACGCCAAGGAGGCGTGCCTGCTCATCGTCACCGACATCACTGAGCGGCGCAAGACCGAACAGGCATTTCGTGCTTCCAGGGATTGGGCCGAGCATATATTCAGGCTTGTACCGAGCGCTATCTTCACTGTGGACACAAACGGCAACATTACCAGCTTCAATAAGCAGGCCGAGGAAATCACCGGCTATCGTGCCGAGGAGGTCATGGGCAAGAATTGCACTGTCTTTGCCATGTCGCCGTGCTCGACGAAATGCGGCCTGTTCCAATGCGAACTCGTCGAGCCTATTATCGGCAAGATATGCACGATCCGCAGAAAAGACGGGGCGCTTCTTACGGCCGCGAAAAACCTCGATCTGCTCCGAGACGAGAAGGGCAATATAGTCGGCGGCGTCGAAAGCTTTGAAGATATCACCCGGCGCAAACGCGCCGAAGAGGCTCTTAAGGCAAGCGAGGAACGCTACCGGACACTGGCCGAAGCGGCGCATGACATGATCTTCATCATAAATAGAGACGGATATATCGAATATGTAAATTACTTCGTCTCTGAGCATATAGGGCTTAATCAGGACGAAGCCGTAGGCCTTTCAGTCGAAGACTTTTTCCCGCCTGAGACCGCACGGCAGCTTGGGGAGAGTCTCGGCGATGTTATGAAACACGGCAAACCGTTCTATGGCGAGAGCGCACTGCCGTTAGCGAGGGGAGAGCTTTGGATTGGAACGAGATTGACTCCTATCCGTAATGAGGCGGGAGAGATAAGCGCCGTGCTAGGTATTTCACGTGATATCACTGAGCGTAAGAGAAGCGAAAAGATCATCGAGCATATGGCTTATTATGATTCACTGACCGACCTGCCCAATCGAATGTTCTTTACCGAACAGCTCAACTCGGCGATAATGCTGGCGCAACGAAACCAGGAAATGATGGCTGTAATCTTTCTTGACCTGGATAACTTCAAAACGGTCAACGATACGCTCGGGCATTGCGTGGGGGATCAGCTATTGCAAGACGTTAGCGGCAGGCTAAAAGAATGCCTCCGCGAAAGTGATTTTATCGCCCGTTTCGGCGGCGACGAGTTTGTATTGCTCCTGACGCAGATAGATTGCGCAAAAGATGCGTCGCAAGTCGCTCAGAAAATCTTTGAAGCTATGAGGCCACCATTTGATTTAGATGGACACGAATTCCATATCACGACTAGTATCGGAATCAGTCTCTATCCAAATCATGGCCAAGACGCGCGTTTTCTTCTTAAGAACGCGGACGCAGCCCTGTATTACGCCAAAGAACAGGGCAGAAATAACCACCAGTTTTATTCCTCGACCCTGGCCGTTAAAGCTTCCTAG
- a CDS encoding phosphoribosylglycinamide formyltransferase, with product MSVKLGVLISGSGSNLQAVIDSCEAGELGAEVAVVISNRADAYGLVRAEQHGIARVVLPRKAFADEASYNSAIRDTLKEHDVELVVMAGYMRLLGKEVLDAYVNRVVNLHPALLPSFAGAHGIKDALDYGVKVAGVTVHFANEVFDEGPIILQEALAVREDDTEETLAARVHEIEHRILPEAIKLYSEGRLEVVGRKVRIKE from the coding sequence ATGTCGGTTAAGCTCGGTGTTTTGATATCGGGAAGCGGGTCGAACCTGCAGGCCGTCATCGACAGCTGCGAGGCCGGCGAACTCGGGGCCGAGGTCGCGGTCGTCATCAGCAACCGCGCCGACGCTTACGGCCTGGTCCGCGCCGAGCAGCACGGCATAGCGCGCGTCGTCTTGCCGCGCAAAGCCTTCGCCGACGAGGCGTCCTACAACAGCGCGATTCGGGACACGCTCAAAGAGCACGACGTCGAGCTGGTCGTGATGGCGGGCTACATGCGCCTTCTCGGCAAAGAGGTTCTCGATGCCTACGTAAACCGGGTCGTCAATCTCCACCCGGCGCTTCTGCCTTCTTTCGCCGGCGCCCACGGCATCAAAGACGCCCTCGACTATGGCGTAAAGGTCGCCGGGGTCACCGTACACTTCGCCAACGAGGTCTTCGACGAAGGCCCTATAATCCTCCAGGAAGCGCTCGCCGTTCGCGAAGACGATACCGAAGAGACGCTCGCTGCGCGAGTCCACGAAATCGAGCACCGGATACTGCCCGAAGCCATCAAGCTCTACTCCGAGGGCCGCCTGGAGGTCGTCGGTAGGAAAGTGCGGATTAAGGAGTAG
- a CDS encoding NUDIX domain-containing protein, producing the protein MVIIKVRPAIALIADDKVLLMRYRYDQTDVWGIPGGGVADGETLIEALVREMDEELGVQIEVEGLLCLAETEPAGKVKHTLHSVFYGRVKSGVAALNPVHTTALSLEWVPASEIGGLVLYPPINDTLFGALHERREPVYLGIIARPWYG; encoded by the coding sequence GTGGTAATCATTAAGGTTAGGCCCGCGATCGCGTTAATCGCCGATGATAAAGTTCTGCTGATGAGATATCGTTACGACCAGACCGACGTCTGGGGTATACCCGGCGGCGGTGTGGCCGACGGTGAAACGCTCATCGAAGCGCTCGTGCGCGAGATGGACGAAGAGCTTGGCGTGCAGATAGAGGTCGAAGGCCTGCTATGCCTGGCCGAGACGGAGCCGGCCGGCAAGGTCAAACACACGCTCCACAGCGTCTTCTACGGCCGCGTAAAAAGCGGCGTGGCGGCGCTAAACCCGGTCCACACGACCGCCCTCTCGCTGGAATGGGTTCCGGCAAGCGAAATCGGCGGACTTGTATTATATCCACCGATTAATGATACGCTCTTTGGCGCCCTGCATGAGAGGCGCGAACCTGTCTACCTGGGGATTATCGCTCGACCCTGGTATGGTTAA
- a CDS encoding toxin-antitoxin system HicB family antitoxin, producing the protein MNTTAKSKPKKTFPLEIEESLHKALKHKAIESDMSLHAYIIDALVSRVNEETANYNAGGKTEENRWKK; encoded by the coding sequence ATGAATACGACAGCCAAATCTAAGCCTAAGAAAACATTTCCGCTTGAGATTGAAGAAAGTCTGCACAAAGCTCTCAAGCACAAGGCTATTGAGTCGGATATGTCTCTTCATGCATACATCATTGACGCGCTGGTTTCGAGAGTCAATGAAGAAACCGCCAATTATAACGCCGGTGGAAAAACGGAAGAAAACCGGTGGAAAAAGTGA
- a CDS encoding Txe/YoeB family addiction module toxin — MVSRRLVFTKQAQKDAAKIAQSDLKAQATRLLDVLREDHYRNPPPFEKLMGDLSGAYSRRINIQHRLVYQVLDDIKTVKVIRMWTHYE, encoded by the coding sequence CTGGTGAGCCGGCGCCTAGTTTTTACAAAACAGGCTCAGAAGGACGCTGCGAAGATAGCACAATCAGACCTTAAGGCCCAGGCCACTCGCCTATTGGATGTCCTCCGAGAAGACCATTACCGGAACCCACCGCCGTTCGAGAAGCTCATGGGTGACCTCTCCGGCGCTTACTCCAGACGAATCAACATACAACATCGCCTGGTCTACCAGGTTCTCGATGATATCAAGACGGTGAAAGTCATCAGGATGTGGACACATTATGAATAG
- a CDS encoding type II toxin-antitoxin system Phd/YefM family antitoxin, which translates to MTTLSASEARKRLYKLVDEVKETHEPIQIVGKRNSAVLVSEEDWRAIQETLYLTSIPGMRESIGTGLKTPVEECDEEPGW; encoded by the coding sequence ATGACAACGTTATCAGCATCAGAAGCAAGAAAACGCTTATATAAGCTGGTTGACGAGGTAAAGGAGACGCACGAACCCATTCAGATCGTAGGTAAGCGGAATTCGGCGGTTCTCGTCTCCGAGGAGGACTGGCGAGCGATCCAAGAGACTTTGTATCTTACGTCGATACCCGGCATGCGAGAATCCATCGGGACTGGTCTTAAGACTCCTGTCGAGGAGTGCGATGAGGAGCCCGGCTGGTGA